One genomic window of Ruegeria sp. THAF33 includes the following:
- the gcvH gene encoding glycine cleavage system protein GcvH, with product MATYYSEEHEWLSVEGDTATLGITKHAAEQLGEVVFVEQQEAGDEFEKDGEIGVIESVKAASELYAPVDGEIVEVNEALADNPGALNEDPEGEAWIYKIKISDASQLEDLMDEAGYKAFIG from the coding sequence ATGGCAACCTATTATTCCGAAGAGCATGAATGGCTGAGCGTCGAAGGCGACACCGCCACGCTGGGCATCACCAAACACGCGGCTGAACAGCTGGGTGAGGTGGTCTTCGTCGAGCAGCAGGAAGCGGGCGACGAGTTCGAGAAAGACGGCGAGATCGGTGTGATCGAATCCGTCAAGGCGGCCTCGGAACTCTATGCACCGGTCGATGGTGAGATCGTCGAGGTGAACGAGGCGCTGGCCGACAATCCCGGCGCGCTGAACGAAGACCCCGAGGGCGAGGCCTGGATCTACAAGATCAAGATCAGTGACGCGTCGCAGCTCGAGGATCTGATGGACGAAGCCGGATACAAGGCCTTCATCGGGTAA